One window from the genome of Nicotiana tomentosiformis chromosome 5, ASM39032v3, whole genome shotgun sequence encodes:
- the LOC104113988 gene encoding ras-related protein RABA2b-like, translating to MAYKVDHEYDYLFKIVLIGDSGVGKSNILSRFTRNEFCLESKSTIGVEFATRTLQVEGKTVKAQIWDTAGQERYRAITSAYYRGAVGALLVYDITKRQTFENVNRWLRELRDHADSNIVIMLAGNKSDLNHLRAVPDQDARILAEKEGLSFLETSALEAYNVERAFQTILLDIYQIITRKALAAQEAAATPGQGTAINVGEYSGNNNRRPCCSN from the exons ATGGCATATAAGGTGGATCATGAATATGATTACTTATTCAAGATTGTTTTAATTGGAGATTCAGGTGTTGGAAAATCTAATATACTTTCTAGGTTTACCCGAAATGAATTTTGTTTGGAGTCTAAGTCCACCATTGGCGTCGAATTTGCAACAAGGACCCTTCAG GTAGAGGGCAAGACAGTGAAGGCACAAATATGGGACACTGCTGGTCAAGAAAGGTACAGAGCAATAACAAGTGCTTATTACAGAGGAGCCGTTGGTGCACTTTTGGTCTACGACATAACCAAAAGACAAACCTTCGAAAACGTGAACCGTTGGCTTCGCGAGCTTAGGGACCATGCCGATTCCAATATTGTCATTATGTTGGCTGGAAATAAGTCAGATTTGAACCATCTCCGAGCAGTCCCTGACCAGGACGCTCGGATCTTGGCCGAGAAAGAAGGTCTCTCGTTCCTCGAGACGTCTGCTCTCGAGGCGTATAACGTTGAGAGAGCGTTTCAGACTATCTTGTTGGATATTTATCAGATCATAACTAGGAAAGCTCTGGCTGCTCAAGAAGCAGCTGCTACTCCTGGTCAAGGCACTGCTATTAATGTTGGAGAGTATTCCGGTAACAATAACAGGAGACCATGTTGCTCTAATTAA
- the LOC104113989 gene encoding uncharacterized protein, which produces MEKAKQVVGSSSSSFTTELFGPKEPSNSSLFGSVFDQASTGLRRDPIQAGDRNSSKTQDPGNQYYGNANYGTSENGSKRNREEKVEGTCNFSSSIFYGGQDVYSPTTKTTDSQSNIVKKDGGGDGSNSASRGNWWQGSLYY; this is translated from the exons ATGGAGAAGGCAAAGCAAGTGGTtggttcctcttcttcttccttcacAACCGAACTCTTTGGACCCAAAGAACCCTCAAACTCGTCCCTCTTTGGTTCCGTTTTTGATCAAGCTTCCACG GGACTTAGAAGAGATCCCATTCAAGCTGGGGATAGAAATTCATCAAAAACCCAAGATCCAGGGAACCAGTACTATGGCAATGCAAACTATGGAACTTCAg AAAATGGATCTAAAAGAAACAGGGAAGAAAAAGTAGAAGGAACATGTAATTTCAGCTCATCCATTTTTTATGGTGGCCAAGATGTTTATTCTCCAACTACCAAGACCACTGACTCTCAGAGTAATATT GTCAAGAAAGATGGTGGAGGTGATGGTTCAAACTCTGCTTCAAGAGGAAATTGGTGGCAGG GATCATTATACTACTAA